GGCGCGGATCGGGTGCTCGATATCGGCTGCGGGTACGGCAGCCTTCTGCACCGGCGTCGCCCGGTACCGGGAGTTCTTCCGGCGCTGCCATTCCTGGCTGCGGCCGGCCGGGCGCCTGTCCGTACAGGCCAACGCCTGGAATGAGCGCGGGTGGCCCGCCTCCCTGGTACTGCCACCGCAGCAATTGGCCCCGCACGGGAGGGGCGGCGCCCGTGAACGCCTCGGCCTCAAGGACATCCTCGGCGGCATCAAGAACGTACGCGAGGGCCTTCATGGTGGCAGGCCCGCGATCCGGCGAGGCGCTGCTCCTCCGCACCGGCCGACGCGTTGCCCCTCCGTACCGGCCGACGCGTTGCCCCTCCGTACCGGCCGACAATGACACCCTGGCGGCTGCCCGCCCGCCGATCACCGGGAACCGTCGGTGGGTGCGGCACAGCCGGCGAGCGGTATCCGTTCGCCGGCTGGGGACGGCCCCTCAGTCAGCGCCGCCGGACAGGGCGAAGGCGCGGTAGCCGCCCTCAGCGGCGGCGTCGCACTCCGCCCGGTACCGCTCCAGGCCGCCCGTGTAGGCCAGGAACACCCGTGGCTTGCCCGGCACGTTCGCCCCCATGTACCAGGAGTCGACGGACGGGTAGAGGGTCTGGGCGGCGAGGTCGGCGACATGGGCGCACCAGTCCGCCTCGGCACGCGGGGTGGCGTCGATCTCGGTGATGCCGTTCCGCCGCAGGTGGGCGATGCAGTCGGTGATCCACTCCACGTGCTGTTCGATGGCCACCACCGCATTGCTGAGCACCGACGGGCTGAGGGGTCCGATGACGGTGAAGAGGTTCGGGAAGCCTGCCGAGAGCAGGCCCAGGTGGTTTCGGGGGCCGTCGGCCCACTTCTCCCTCAGGGTGGTGCCGCCCTTGCCGACGATGTCCATGGCGACCTGGGATCCGGTCAGGGCGTCGAAGCCGGTGGCGAAGGCGATGACGTCGACGGCGTGTTCACGGTCCGAGGTCCTGATCCCCCTCGGTGTGATCTCCACGATCGGCGTCTTGGTGAGGTCCACGACGCTCACGTGCGGCTTGTTGTAGGTGGCGTAGTAGCCGGTGTCCAGGCAGGGACGCTTGGTACCGAACGGGAAGGTGCGCGGCGAGAGCGTCTCGGCCGTCTCCGGGTCGGTGACGATCGACCGGATCTTGGACCGGACGAACTCGGCGACGGTCTCGTTGGCGGCCCGGTCGACGAGGATGTCGGTGTACGTGCGCAGGAGGCCGCTGAGTACGCCCGAGTCCCAGCCCTCCTCATAGGCGGCCCTGCGCTCCGCCTCGTCCACCTCCAGGGCCGACCGGGTGGGCGGCTCGAAGAGGGTGCCTCCTTTGGAGCGCCGCTGGGCGGCGCGGAACTCCGGGTAGCGGGCCTTGAGTTCGGCGGTCTCCGCGGCGGACAGCGGCCGGTTCCGGGCGGGCAGCGCGTAGACCGGCGTGCGCTGGAAGACCGTGAGTTCGGCGGCCTGCTCGGCGAGGAGCGGGATGGCCTGGATGCCGGAGCACCCGGTGCCGATCACGGCGACCCGTCTCCCGGTGAGGTCGACGTCCTCGTGCGGCCAGTCGGCGGTGTGCAGGGCCCGGCCGGCGAAGGTGCCGGCCCCGGGTATGTCCGGTTCCTTGACGGCCGACATGCAGCCCGTGGCCAGCACGACGAACCGGGTGATGACCGTCTCTCCGGTGTCGGTGGTGACCTGCCAGGTGTGCCCGCCCTCGTCGTACACCGCCCCGGTCACACGGGTCCGCAGGGTGATGTCCTTGCGCAGGTCGAAGCGGTCGGCGACGTGATGGAGGTAGCGGAGGAGCTCCGGCTGCGTCGCGTACCGCTCGCTCCACTCCCACTCCTGGTCCAGTTCGGGCGAGAAGGAGAAGGAGTACGCCGTGC
This genomic stretch from Streptomyces nigrescens harbors:
- a CDS encoding flavin-containing monooxygenase produces the protein MHTAPRPPSPSAAPQLDAVIVGAGFSGLYQLYRLRALGLRTRVLEACDNIGGTWYRNRYPGARCDVESTAYSFSFSPELDQEWEWSERYATQPELLRYLHHVADRFDLRKDITLRTRVTGAVYDEGGHTWQVTTDTGETVITRFVVLATGCMSAVKEPDIPGAGTFAGRALHTADWPHEDVDLTGRRVAVIGTGCSGIQAIPLLAEQAAELTVFQRTPVYALPARNRPLSAAETAELKARYPEFRAAQRRSKGGTLFEPPTRSALEVDEAERRAAYEEGWDSGVLSGLLRTYTDILVDRAANETVAEFVRSKIRSIVTDPETAETLSPRTFPFGTKRPCLDTGYYATYNKPHVSVVDLTKTPIVEITPRGIRTSDREHAVDVIAFATGFDALTGSQVAMDIVGKGGTTLREKWADGPRNHLGLLSAGFPNLFTVIGPLSPSVLSNAVVAIEQHVEWITDCIAHLRRNGITEIDATPRAEADWCAHVADLAAQTLYPSVDSWYMGANVPGKPRVFLAYTGGLERYRAECDAAAEGGYRAFALSGGAD